A segment of the Vibrio parahaemolyticus genome:
CCATACGACAAACTCAATTTCAATTAGAAGCTTTTCATCCAGATTTAATCAGCAACGTCGTCGTACCCATTCGTGTCGATGCACTGCTGTGGGATCCGGGCGTGTATTTTTTAGAGCAGATGGTTCAGTTTCACTCAGCCGCTTTCCAGCATGTAATCCCATCCTTACAAGCAGATGAAACATTGTGCCTTCACGAACGCATGGAAACGCTTGTCGAAAAACTAAAGGAAAATGCGTTTGCATTGTGGTTTGAAGTAGCCACATCCCAAACGCATTTTGAGCGTATTGCTGAATTTGATCCAGATATGATCAAACTCTCGGTAACGATAGAGAACAAACAAGATCAACACTCATTTTTACCCATTGCGCGATTTCTAAGAAAACACAAATACCAGTGGGTTGCTGGTCGCGTTGCAAGCCAAGTCGAACTCAACCGCTATCGACTGCTCGGTGCAAGTTATTACTTTGGTTACTTCAGTGACATCCCTACTTCCCTGTCTTTCCGTTCCTTTGATGAGGAATAGCTGAAACCCAACCCTCATGGCTAAACTAAAAAGCGCGAATGATTCGCGCTTTTTTACTTTTCTCGTTTTAGATTTTCTCTCTGCCTTAATCTTATGCCGATCAAAACACATCGGAAACTAACGCTAAAACGGTAACAAACCCCAACTTAGTGGAATGCAAGTCACTAAAAATCATCAATTTTGATCTTTTTTAGAAAATTTTTAATTTTCAAATTAATCATTAGTGGCAAGCGACCGCCTCTAGTTAGTGACTAGGGAATATCCCAAGGCCTGAAAGAAATAGTGATAAACTAAGGAGACTAAGATGGCTTTATCAATGCACACTAACTACGCATCACTTGTAACTCAAAACACTCTAAACAGCACAAGTGGTCTTTTAAATACTGCGATGGAGCGTCTAAGCACCGGTTACCGCATCAACTCAGCTTCTGATGACGCTGCAGGTCTACAAATTGCTAACCGTTTGGAAGCTCAAACTCGCGGCATGTCTGTAGCAATGCGTAACGCTCAGGACGGCATCTCTATGATGCAAACTGCTGAGGGTGCAATGGAAGAGATGACTAACATCACTTACCGTATGAACGACCTTGCAACACAATCTTTGAACGGTTCAAACAGTGATAAAGACCGCGCAGCAATGGACGCTGAGTTCAAACAGCTTTCAGCTGAACTAAACAACATCATGGGCAACACATCTTTTGGTGGTCAAAAACTACTAGCAGCTGGTGGTGGTTTTGAAGCGGGCGCAGTTACTTTCCAAATCGGTGCTTCTTCAGCTGAAACTCTAGACGTAGACGCATCTGCAAGCATCAAAAAAGTAGCAGCTACACTTGCTGACGCAGCTATCACTGACGGTATCGGTGACGCAACTAAAGCTAAAGCAGCTCTTGATAAAATCAGTGATGCTGGTGGCCTTATCGAAGATATCGGTGCTACTCGTGCGCAGTTTGGTGCAAACATCAACCGTCTAGAGCACACAATGACTAACCTAGGCAACATGGTTGAGAACACTTCTGCAGCGAAAGGCCGCATCATGGAAGCAGACTTCGCAGTTGAGTCTTCAAACATGACTAAGAACCAAATGCTTATGCAAGCTGGTACTACAGTTCTTTCTAAAACCAACCAGCTACCTAGTATGGCAATGTCTCTACTTCGTTAATAACGAATTAGAACGTACGATATTGTTAATATGTACAAAAGCAAAAGCCTCCCTATGGGAGGCTTTTTTATCACCTACGTATATAAATAGAGCTTGTATTCCCGCATTGCTCTTCAGGAACCCTAAAGCCTATTTTTCGCATCATGTTGTGAAGTACTTTGTTAAATAGCTCCAATTCAACTGTCTCGCTTCCCTGTCCTTGTTGATAAGTTTTTAACTCAGGGAAAGTGGATATCGCTTCCTGCTGGATACTGGCCAATTCATCCGCATTAATATTTTGTTTGCTCAGTAACTTAGCACTAATAAATGTCTCGTAAGATCGAGCGCATTTCATCAGCCGTAAAACAAATTCATTCATTTCTGTCGTTCTTTTCTAAGTGATAGCCTGACGTTGGTAAGGTGCGCTAAAACACCAAAATATGCCGAGTTAAAAGATACCAAAAATCGATGTACTTCCTCTGTAGGAATAGTCCTATTTACATAGCAGGAAACACCTAAAGCAGCGCTTTATTAACGGCTTAATCAACACGTCACATTCCTAAAATGAATTAAATATTTTCAGCTTTTTAGTCGCCTTGTCTTATAGGGAAACACTAGATGTTTTCGAGAGGAAGGCGGAACACATAAGGTGGAAAATCTACTTCCTCTCAAATTTAAATAGTATCGCAAGTCAATGTTTTGCAAGCATATTTAAGTTAGGCACGTATCTTGCGATAAGACATACTTTCAAGGCATAGAGTTACGCTAATTACCAATGAGAGAGGGAGTAAGCTCGTGAGTTCAATAGATCCAGCAACCTTTGCAGCCCAGTTCGCGCAGATCGAAATTCAACCTTTTAAACAACGCTACCAACTGCAAACCAATACGTATCAATCTCAGCTATCTGCTCTGGGTAAAGTTGAGAGTGCCATGCGTGAGTTCCGCACTGCGCTCAACGAAATGAACAGCAGCACAAACAGCATCATTAAAAACTCCACCTCCATCTCTCAAGAAGGCTACTTTACTGCAAATGCAGACGCTAAGGCTCTATCGGGTAGTTATCAGATATTCGTCGAGCAAGTAGCAACGTCACACCAAGTTTCTACTGGAATGCCAGCAGATCTAGACGCAACCACTGAAATCCCAAAAACAGGAAATCTTGAGTTCACCATCAACGGTAAAACAATGACGATTGATCTATCAACGGTCGATACCGACGGTGATGGTGTAACGACGGTGAGTGACCTAACGAAAGCGATCAATAACAACAGTGATAACCCAGGTGTAAACGCAACCTTGGTACGCTCAAATGGTCAGACTCACTTCATGCTTTCAAGCACTGAAACCGGCGTCGCTAACCAAATCAACGTGTCCGCAACGGGCACAGGCCAAGCGTGGTTTGAAGATGCATTCACAAACCTTAGTCAAATCAGTGCCCCCCAAGATGCCGTGATCTGGTTGGGTGCAGAGAAAACTGGTCTAAAACTCACTAACTCGAGCAATACGTTTGAAGGTGTTATCGATGGCGTAGACATTACCGTAACCAAGGCTCAGACCTCTGGAGAAACCGCGATTGGTTTAGGTATCGGCGCTGATGACGAAGCAACCAAAGAGCAGCTTAACAAGTTCGTAGACGCCTACAACACATTGATATCTACAATTGATGAACACACACAAATCGGTAGTGAAGATAAAAAACGCGGTGTGCTAGCTAGCGACCCAACCATGCGCTCAATTGAAAGCCAACTATCAAGCCTTGTCCGAGGCGAGCACGGCGGCATGCGCTTAAGCGAAATAGGCGTAACGTTGGATCGCCATGGCAAATTGAAAGTGGACCAAGAAAAATTTGCAGAGGCACAAAAAAACAATAGCGCAGGCTTAGAAGCAATGTTCAATGGCGACGGTGCATTACTTGACTCAATGGATGCCATGGCCGAACCATTCCTTAAATTTTCTTCTGGTGCGTTCAAATCTCGTAAAGAAGCGCTGCAAGCAAACTTAGATCGCCTCTCAGACAAACAAACCACTTTAGAACGTAAGTACGACATGTCGTACAAGCGTTACCTAAAACAATTCACTCAAATGAATACATTAATGACCCAAATGAACCAAACCATGTCAATGTTTGGCTAAGGCTTTAGGAGAAGATCTCATGCTTATGGACTCCGGTTACGACTCATACCAACAAGTCGACCTCGATGCTCAAGCGGCAGCAGCAAACCCTCATCAACTTGTCATTATGCTTATTGATGGCTTACTCGATGAAATTGAACGCATTCGCGGCCATCTTGCTGCGAAGCGTTTGGCAGAGAAAGGCGCTGGCATCAATAAATGTATGAACATTTTAATTGGATTAACCAGTGCCCTTGATGACGAAAATGGTGGCGAAATTGCAGAGAACTTGCGCCAACTGTACGACTTCTGTCAAGTCGAACTGTACTACGCAAGCGTACAAAATGACGCTGACCGTTTAATGAACGTCGAACGTGTAATGGGTAATATTCGTGAAGGTTGGATGAATTTTGGACAACAAGCATAAAGTGTCGCCAGAGCGATTCCGTCACTTATCTCAGCTAATCCAATTCGCCACTAAGACGGCGGATTGGCACGCGCTAAAACGCCATGATTTGCAACTTCGAGAGCTGCTTATCAGTCATAAGCCGTTTTTGAAAGATCCCAAATTAGCACCTGAGATTCAGCGTGCTAAATCCGTGCACGCGGATGCTTTTGCTGCATTAGAGAAAGCCACTGGTGAGCTCAAAAAAGAGATGAACATGGCGAACGATCAACAAGAGCGTGCCATGGCATATCAACTAGCGATGACAATGGAGATGACACAATGATGATTTCTTCTTCACTGCCATCGTCAAATGCCACTTCATCTTCAGAAGGCCGAATCACGCAAGCAAAAGACGTTCAAGGCTTTTCGCAACGCAGTGCTTCAGGGCAAACACCTCTGAATCAATCCGCAGCATTATCAGAGCAAGCAGTATCAAGCTTTCGCCTTGCTGCACAAACTTTCTCAAGTGAAGAGCGCAAAGAGGCGACAACTGCAACAACGGAAGAAAATGCTGCTGTTGACACCACAGGAATGAATGTTCTTCTGAGTGCAACAACACCAACTGAAACACCAGACCTTGCAGCGCAAGCGCAAACCTTGACGCAAGGCATGCTAAACATGGCTGAGAAATCGGTTGCGTCGTTCAACAAAGTCAATCCGTTGGAAGTAAAAGGTGAAGCAAAAACAACAAGCCCAGCGCAAGCTAATGCCTTGTTAAACACATCACCGCAACAACAAGATATTCAAATTAGCCAAACAGCTTCTGCGAATGCACGCGTGAATACCTCTGCCGTAGACTTTCAAGCATTGTTGAACCAACCAGCGCAAGGGCAAGCAACGACTGCACCACTGAACGTTCAAACTTCTGCTCCGTCCGCTCAAGCAGTGAGCGCTGCGACAGTAGCTCATGCTCATACGCAAGGCTCAGAGTGGGCAGCAGTGAAAGTGGACACAAGTGCAGGCAAATGGGGCGAGCAGATGATGCAGGTGCTGCATGACCGAGTCACCTTGCAAGCACAGCAAAGTGTTCAGGAAGCGAAAATACGTCTCGACCCGCCCGATCTAGGCAAACTGGATTTACTCGTTCGTGTTGAGGGAGATCGATTGAGCGTACAGATCAACGCAAACACGGCGGCAACACGTGAAGCCTTGATGCAAGTATCGGAACGCTTACGCACTGAACTACAAGAACAAAACTTCGTCCATGTTGATGTCAATGTAGGTGCCGACCAAGGTCAAGAGCGCCATCAACAACAGATGAATGACGAAGACACCACAATTTTCGCTGCACGTGAGTCCAGCGCATTTCAATCCAATACAACAACAAACTATTCAGAACACTGGCTGAACACTCAAGCCTAAGTTAGTCATCGAGGAAAAAGGTTATGACCAAACAACAAATGATCGCCATGTTTATCGCCATGATCATCACCAGCGCCCTCGTTTCGGCCGCCACCATCATGGGTGGTATTTGGTATCTCAATAAACAGGCACAAGATTCAGGTGAAACCAGCTCACTGCTTGAGAACTCTCCTTTGTCTTTTCTTGTGACTGAACAACCAACCAGCAAAGGCCCAAGCTTTCACCCTCTAGACAAAGTTGTACTGAGCATTAAAGGCAAGAAACAGACGCACTTTGTCATGCTAGAGCTGGCTATTGAGACCCGTCGACCAGAACGTATTAAAGACATCGATAACTACATGCCAATGGTTCAAAACTCGCTTTTGAAGCTGTTTAGCGACAAAACTTTCGATGAACTGCAACAGACAGGCGCGATCGATATTCTGCAAAACGAAGTGAAGCAAACGCTGTTGGTAGCCTTTGCGAAGACTGACATCGTGCGTGATATCGATGATGTACTGCTGACGAAATACGTTGTGCAATAACGGAGCACAACCATGTTAGACATGAACCCTCAAGAAACGTACACCGCACCAGAGGAAGTGAACACACCATCACGCCCGATTGATGAAAACGCACTTTTGCAACGTCATCAAGTGATGGTGAAACGCGTAGTTAACCAACTTCGCGTTCATGCCACTTCCCATTGCAGTATCGAAGATATGCAGCAAATTGGTCTTATCGCGCTGGTTGAAGCAGGACGTCGTTATGGAGACATTGACGATACTCACTTCCCGGCATTTGCGGTTTGCCGCGTACGTGGCGCGATCTTAGATGAGCTGCGCCGTTTAGACTGGCGCTCACGTAAGACACGTCAGCAAGCCCATGAGCTTAACGACGTCACTCGTGACCTCACCCGCTCGTTAGGTCGCATGCCAACGGACTCAGAAATCATCAAAGCTCTCGGCACCGACGAGCAAGATTATTACAACCGTCAAAACGCGGCGCTTGCAGGTGAAATGCAAAGTCTCGATCAACTGATGGAAAACAGCACCGACAGCCACTTTGGTGGGCAATACGACGGCATGGAGCACGAGCACATTCGTCGTAGCTTAGACAGCGCACTAGGCCGACTGTCAAAGCGAGATCAATTGCTACTGACGCTGTTTTATCAACACGAACTCAATTTACACGAAATAGCCCTCGTCTTGGATCTGACGCCACCTCGAATTTGTCAGCTTCATAAACAAGCGCTGAAACAACTCAACCAATTAATGTCCTCTTAGGAGTCACAAGATGCAAAAGTTTTTAGGAGTCCTCACTATCCTTGTGTGTGTCTTCGGCGGATACATGTGGGCTGGCGGTAAGCTAGGTGCAATTTGGCAACCAGCAGAATTTCTGATCATCATCGGCGCGGCAGCGGGTTCTCTCATTATTGGTAACCCACCACACGTGCTGAAAGAGATGCGCCAACAAGTGCCAGCAACCATCAAAGGTCCAACTGAAGAGTACGAGTACTACATGGAGCTGATGGCGCTATTAAACAACCTGCTAGAAACAGCGCGTAGCCGTGGTTTCAAGTTTTTGGATTCTCACATCGAAGCACCAGAACAAAGCTCTATCTTCCTGATGTACCCGCTAGTTTCTGAGGATCATCGTCTGATTTCGTTCATTACTGATAATTTACGTTTAATGGCGATGGGACAAATGTCGCCTCATGAATTAGAGGGACTGTTAGAACAAGAAATCGAAGCTATCCAGAACGAACTGCTGCTGCCTTCACGCTCATTACAGCGTACCGCAGAAGCACTACCTGGTTTCGGTATTCTTGCCGCAGTTGGTGGCATCATCATCACAATGCAAGCCATAGATGGTTCTATTGCGCTCATTGGCTATCACGTAGCCGCTGCCCTTGTAGGTACATTCATTGGTATTTTTGGTTGTTACTGTGGTCTAGATCCACTAAGTAACGCCATGGCTCAGCGAGTGAAACGTAATATGACCGCTTTTGAATGCGTACGCGCAACGCTCGTTGCTTACGTCGCTAAAAAGCCAACATTGCTCGCCATCGACGCTGGCCGTAAACACATTCAGCTAGACATCAAACCAACATTCAACCAAATGGAGAAGTGGTTAGCTGAACAGGAGGGATAATGCAAAAACAAGAGCATGTAGTGTTCAAACGTGCCAAAGCTCACGGCCATGACGAACCTCATGGCGGCGCGTGGAAAGTCGCGTTTGCTGACTTCATGATCGCCCTAATGGCGCTGTTTCTTGTGCTTTGGGTCATGCAAGTGGTGGATAAAGAAGAGCGTAAAGCGATTGTTGCCCACTTGCATAGCTCAAGCGTGTTCGACAAGAGTTACGGCAATCCATTTGATACCTCACAAAGTATCTCTCCTATCGACTTGGCACAGGACTCTTCTGTGCCAAGTAAACACAATTCCAATCACGTTGTGAGCTCTTATTTTCAAGGTGACGGTGATGGTCCAGAAATTAACTCTCTAGTTCCTGGCACCTTCGACACCCAAGAGCAACTTGCTGCTCTGGCAAAAGTTATCGAAGAGATGACCGCGCAGATCAACGCGCAAGGAAACGTCAACGTTACTGTGACACCACAAGGCTTGCGTATCGTGTTGCAAGACGATTACAAACAGCACATGTTCAGTCGTGGTGGAGCCGAGCTTACGCCATTTTTTGAAGATTTACTGTTGGCACTTGCCCCTCTTTTCGAGCAAGTAACCAACCCATTGATCATCAGTGGTCATACCGATGCGATTCCGTTTAAGAAACGTTTTGGTCGTCAGTCGAACTGGGCGCTGTCGGCATCGCGTGCTGATGTGGCGAGAAAAACGCTGGTTGAAGGCGGAATGCCTGATGATCGCGTCATGCAAGTTACTGGCATGTCAGATCGAGCGTTGCTGAACCCAGATGAGCCAGATTCAAGCGAAAACCGTCGAATCGAACTGTTTATTCTGACAACACCAGCAGCAAAAGTGCTTGAGACCTTATTTGGCAATCAAGATGACAGCGAGCTGCAAAAAGCGAAACAAAAAGCGGAATTTAACCAACCCGTTATTCGACAAGAAGTGATCCGTTACTCGGCGGACGCAGAAAAACAAGAAGCGAAAATCCAAGCACTATAACGCTTGTCAACGCCATAAACCACAAAGGTCACCTCGCCCAGCTGGTGACCTTTTTAATCCCTAATCCAATTGCCGTGACTTTTAGTAGAGTTCAATATGCACGAGCCAATGCCCGACACAAAAAGACGTGATGTGTTGAAGAAAGCCTTTTTGTGGCTAATCATCTTCGACTATTTATTATTGGCGTTTTTTCTTACCCAACTCTCTAGCCTCAACCTAAACAGTGGCACCATGATCAGCCTGCTGCTCGTGGTTTACAATGTTCTGCTTGTGTCGTTGTGTTTTCAACGAACCAACAAGCAAGACTCATACATCATCTACCCAGTGTTATCAGCAACGTTGCTCGCTTTTGTCTGCTTCCTTTACTTTTTTTTTCTGGTTTAAGAGCGCCATAACCTAATCAAGCACGCGTTCACTGATCATACGATTGAACGCAACGAGGTCAAATGAGCCTTTAATTTCAAACCGAACTCGTCCCACTTCACTTAAGAAAAACTCAATTTCGCAATCGAGATCAAACGTGCCGGAAGTCTCAATAGAGAATGCATTGATCTTACTGTAAGGCAGCGACGTGTAATCCACTTTTGAGCCCGTAATCCCTTGCACATTCGCCGCAATCACTCGTTTGTTGGTAAACACCACTTGGTCACGAACGGTTTTAAAAGCGGCGAAAATGGTCTCACCATCAATCAAAAATTTGTGGAAATCATCTCTGACTTTGGAAACGTCAATAGGCTTAAGCTTGAACACAGAGGAGTTATCGAAGTCGATCATGAGTCGTCCTTTAATTAGGCTGAAAAACGAATTTCTCAACGTATCAGACCACACCGATTTTGCCTATCCACCTCAACCGTTTTTGCTTGATTCATCTACTGCAAAACCCAAATTACTTCCAACCCTGCCGCCATAACTCTGGGTCTTTCAGATCTTGCCAGTTCATCTTTTGCTCACGTTTACTCATAACGGCTTCAATGACACATTTCACAACATTGCCGTCTTCATCCAGTTCCATTTCAGTTACCACAAAGTGCTTCTCTTTATTTTTAGGTGACGTCGCCGTCCATTTGCTGTGCAATAGTTTCTTTGGGTGAATTCTATTCATCGCGGTATACCAATTTAGCTATCATCTTTATGTATACGACTGAATACCAAGAGAGAATCAGATTTTATTTTTAAGCATCCACGAAAGAGAAAAGCCGCAAAAGAGGTCATCCCCCAATGCGGCCTTACTTGCAATCCACTTAGGTCTTTTGACCGTTCAAACGAGGGTTTAAGTACTGACTCTGTAGCAACTGCAAAGCCTTACCAACCAGCACAATCACCACCGCGCCGATCAGTACTGGCGTGAACAGAAAGCTCCACCCCTGCCCAGATGCCATGATCAAGATAGGATTTGCACCCGCAGGTGGATGCGTTGTCTTCGTAATCAGCATCGCTGACACACCTAACCCAGTCGCAATTGCGAGGGTTATTGGCGTGATCTCAACGTATTGGCTAAACGCAATACCGATAGATGCCGTAATGAAGTGACCAATGATCACGTTTTTTGGTTGAGCGAGAGGGCTGCTAGGCACCCCAAACACCAACACCGCAGTAGCACCAAATGGAGCCATGAGAAGTACAACCTCAGTAAGAGATACCTCGGCGTAAGACAACACACCAATAGCCAATGTCGCACCAAGCCCCGCGACCAAAGATAAAATTAAATTATTCATAAACACCTCAAAGTAGACCGAATTGTCTACAAACTAAAATAGACAAATCTGTCTACCTTTGTCAATATGTGTTTGTAGAACTTTTTGAGGACGTAGTTATGAACAAAAAGAAACAGTTATTGATCGACACCGCGTTGTCACTGTTTTACAAACAGGGCATCAACTCCATTGGCATCAATGAAGTCCTTAAAGTTTCTGGCGTGGCTAAACGCACGCTGTACAGCCATTTTGAGAGCAAAGAAGCGCTCATCCTCGCCGCATTAGAACAACGCCACCAAATCTTCATGGCGTGGCTAGAGGAAAAACTGTCATCAGCACAATCGAGTACAGACGTAATCGACCAGTTGTTTACCGCGCTTAACGGCTGGTTTCATGGTTCTGAGGAAAAATTGGGCGAGTTTCGCGGCTGTTTCTTCATCAACACGTCCGCCGAATTCAGTGACGACAGCGGCGAGATCGCAACGTATTGCCGCCACCATAAACAACAGGTTCGTGAGCTAATTCAACGCTATCTCAAATCAGACAACACATCATTACTCGATGCCATCTGCATCATGAAAGAAGGTGCCATCACTACCGCTTACATGACAAAAGAGTACGACGACGTCACAAAGAAATGCGTGGAAATTTTGCGCAAGCTGTAATGCGTTCAGGCGTAGTAATTAGCTAATTAAGTATTCAAACAAAAAGGCACCTATCGGTGCCTTCTGCATTAACAGGGGTTGAGACCATCACAACTCGTGTTCAGTACGGGCAATGATGTCATCCTGCGCGTCAGGTGACAGCGCGGTAAAGAAGGCTGAA
Coding sequences within it:
- a CDS encoding EAL domain-containing protein, which produces MVNLISTHAIYEYLCSLAVQHIVTDDDQLVFEALKHNDIQHACQAIRETQSGEVVYQHLTLRFGLRGEQSVYQFELSEQMQYCLDLFSLYLAIRQTQFQLEAFHPDLISNVVVPIRVDALLWDPGVYFLEQMVQFHSAAFQHVIPSLQADETLCLHERMETLVEKLKENAFALWFEVATSQTHFERIAEFDPDMIKLSVTIENKQDQHSFLPIARFLRKHKYQWVAGRVASQVELNRYRLLGASYYFGYFSDIPTSLSFRSFDEE
- the lafA gene encoding lateral flagellin LafA, giving the protein MALSMHTNYASLVTQNTLNSTSGLLNTAMERLSTGYRINSASDDAAGLQIANRLEAQTRGMSVAMRNAQDGISMMQTAEGAMEEMTNITYRMNDLATQSLNGSNSDKDRAAMDAEFKQLSAELNNIMGNTSFGGQKLLAAGGGFEAGAVTFQIGASSAETLDVDASASIKKVAATLADAAITDGIGDATKAKAALDKISDAGGLIEDIGATRAQFGANINRLEHTMTNLGNMVENTSAAKGRIMEADFAVESSNMTKNQMLMQAGTTVLSKTNQLPSMAMSLLR
- the fliD gene encoding flagellar filament capping protein FliD; amino-acid sequence: MSSIDPATFAAQFAQIEIQPFKQRYQLQTNTYQSQLSALGKVESAMREFRTALNEMNSSTNSIIKNSTSISQEGYFTANADAKALSGSYQIFVEQVATSHQVSTGMPADLDATTEIPKTGNLEFTINGKTMTIDLSTVDTDGDGVTTVSDLTKAINNNSDNPGVNATLVRSNGQTHFMLSSTETGVANQINVSATGTGQAWFEDAFTNLSQISAPQDAVIWLGAEKTGLKLTNSSNTFEGVIDGVDITVTKAQTSGETAIGLGIGADDEATKEQLNKFVDAYNTLISTIDEHTQIGSEDKKRGVLASDPTMRSIESQLSSLVRGEHGGMRLSEIGVTLDRHGKLKVDQEKFAEAQKNNSAGLEAMFNGDGALLDSMDAMAEPFLKFSSGAFKSRKEALQANLDRLSDKQTTLERKYDMSYKRYLKQFTQMNTLMTQMNQTMSMFG
- the fliS gene encoding flagellar export chaperone FliS, whose translation is MLMDSGYDSYQQVDLDAQAAAANPHQLVIMLIDGLLDEIERIRGHLAAKRLAEKGAGINKCMNILIGLTSALDDENGGEIAENLRQLYDFCQVELYYASVQNDADRLMNVERVMGNIREGWMNFGQQA
- a CDS encoding flagellar hook-length control protein FliK — encoded protein: MMISSSLPSSNATSSSEGRITQAKDVQGFSQRSASGQTPLNQSAALSEQAVSSFRLAAQTFSSEERKEATTATTEENAAVDTTGMNVLLSATTPTETPDLAAQAQTLTQGMLNMAEKSVASFNKVNPLEVKGEAKTTSPAQANALLNTSPQQQDIQISQTASANARVNTSAVDFQALLNQPAQGQATTAPLNVQTSAPSAQAVSAATVAHAHTQGSEWAAVKVDTSAGKWGEQMMQVLHDRVTLQAQQSVQEAKIRLDPPDLGKLDLLVRVEGDRLSVQINANTAATREALMQVSERLRTELQEQNFVHVDVNVGADQGQERHQQQMNDEDTTIFAARESSAFQSNTTTNYSEHWLNTQA
- a CDS encoding flagellar basal body-associated FliL family protein, whose translation is MTKQQMIAMFIAMIITSALVSAATIMGGIWYLNKQAQDSGETSSLLENSPLSFLVTEQPTSKGPSFHPLDKVVLSIKGKKQTHFVMLELAIETRRPERIKDIDNYMPMVQNSLLKLFSDKTFDELQQTGAIDILQNEVKQTLLVAFAKTDIVRDIDDVLLTKYVVQ
- the lafS gene encoding lateral flagellar system RNA polymerase sigma factor LafS; amino-acid sequence: MLDMNPQETYTAPEEVNTPSRPIDENALLQRHQVMVKRVVNQLRVHATSHCSIEDMQQIGLIALVEAGRRYGDIDDTHFPAFAVCRVRGAILDELRRLDWRSRKTRQQAHELNDVTRDLTRSLGRMPTDSEIIKALGTDEQDYYNRQNAALAGEMQSLDQLMENSTDSHFGGQYDGMEHEHIRRSLDSALGRLSKRDQLLLTLFYQHELNLHEIALVLDLTPPRICQLHKQALKQLNQLMSS
- the motA gene encoding flagellar motor stator protein MotA — translated: MQKFLGVLTILVCVFGGYMWAGGKLGAIWQPAEFLIIIGAAAGSLIIGNPPHVLKEMRQQVPATIKGPTEEYEYYMELMALLNNLLETARSRGFKFLDSHIEAPEQSSIFLMYPLVSEDHRLISFITDNLRLMAMGQMSPHELEGLLEQEIEAIQNELLLPSRSLQRTAEALPGFGILAAVGGIIITMQAIDGSIALIGYHVAAALVGTFIGIFGCYCGLDPLSNAMAQRVKRNMTAFECVRATLVAYVAKKPTLLAIDAGRKHIQLDIKPTFNQMEKWLAEQEG
- a CDS encoding flagellar motor protein MotB; this encodes MQKQEHVVFKRAKAHGHDEPHGGAWKVAFADFMIALMALFLVLWVMQVVDKEERKAIVAHLHSSSVFDKSYGNPFDTSQSISPIDLAQDSSVPSKHNSNHVVSSYFQGDGDGPEINSLVPGTFDTQEQLAALAKVIEEMTAQINAQGNVNVTVTPQGLRIVLQDDYKQHMFSRGGAELTPFFEDLLLALAPLFEQVTNPLIISGHTDAIPFKKRFGRQSNWALSASRADVARKTLVEGGMPDDRVMQVTGMSDRALLNPDEPDSSENRRIELFILTTPAAKVLETLFGNQDDSELQKAKQKAEFNQPVIRQEVIRYSADAEKQEAKIQAL
- a CDS encoding PH domain-containing protein, with translation MIDFDNSSVFKLKPIDVSKVRDDFHKFLIDGETIFAAFKTVRDQVVFTNKRVIAANVQGITGSKVDYTSLPYSKINAFSIETSGTFDLDCEIEFFLSEVGRVRFEIKGSFDLVAFNRMISERVLD
- a CDS encoding TIGR02450 family Trp-rich protein encodes the protein MNRIHPKKLLHSKWTATSPKNKEKHFVVTEMELDEDGNVVKCVIEAVMSKREQKMNWQDLKDPELWRQGWK
- a CDS encoding HPP family protein, with protein sequence MNNLILSLVAGLGATLAIGVLSYAEVSLTEVVLLMAPFGATAVLVFGVPSSPLAQPKNVIIGHFITASIGIAFSQYVEITPITLAIATGLGVSAMLITKTTHPPAGANPILIMASGQGWSFLFTPVLIGAVVIVLVGKALQLLQSQYLNPRLNGQKT
- a CDS encoding TetR/AcrR family transcriptional regulator; the encoded protein is MNKKKQLLIDTALSLFYKQGINSIGINEVLKVSGVAKRTLYSHFESKEALILAALEQRHQIFMAWLEEKLSSAQSSTDVIDQLFTALNGWFHGSEEKLGEFRGCFFINTSAEFSDDSGEIATYCRHHKQQVRELIQRYLKSDNTSLLDAICIMKEGAITTAYMTKEYDDVTKKCVEILRKL